The Planococcus liqunii genome includes a region encoding these proteins:
- a CDS encoding ABC transporter ATP-binding protein, with product MIDVQEVSKKYRDFTALHTVDLKIKAGEFIAVLGPSGCGKTTLLKLLAGFMGPTEGSIAMDGMQVATAKKVVPPEKRNIGMVFQSFALWPHMSVADHVKFPLEYHPNRKKRSRSELESRVQEVLGLVGLEAFAKRYPSELSGGQKQRVALARAIAPLPNLLLMDEPFSALDVELRMEMRKEIQKLHKETGASIVFVTHDQSEALAIADRIVVMNAGRIEQIAPPEVIYTRPETPFVASFVGKCNLVEGQWKTEGFVPDGDAKSVWPDLGVARSFKANGIFPVRPEQLQLALAGNAGLQGQVSFVQYQGNEIHYTVEVNEAMWTVHEPVYAPRFHVGEAVAVSLKTAVLQERELAAVMK from the coding sequence ATGATTGATGTTCAAGAAGTGTCAAAAAAATACAGAGATTTTACAGCACTGCATACCGTGGACTTGAAAATAAAAGCAGGGGAATTCATTGCCGTGCTGGGTCCGTCCGGCTGCGGCAAGACGACGCTTTTGAAATTGCTTGCCGGTTTCATGGGACCGACAGAAGGCAGCATTGCCATGGACGGCATGCAAGTGGCAACAGCGAAAAAAGTTGTGCCGCCGGAAAAGCGCAACATTGGTATGGTGTTCCAGTCGTTTGCCTTGTGGCCGCATATGAGCGTCGCCGACCATGTCAAATTTCCACTTGAATACCATCCGAACCGGAAAAAAAGAAGCAGGTCTGAACTCGAAAGCCGGGTTCAGGAAGTGCTCGGCCTTGTCGGGCTGGAGGCATTTGCGAAACGCTATCCGTCAGAACTTTCCGGTGGCCAGAAACAGCGGGTAGCATTGGCGCGTGCGATTGCACCGCTGCCGAATCTGCTATTGATGGATGAACCGTTCAGCGCACTGGACGTCGAATTGCGGATGGAGATGCGGAAAGAAATACAGAAATTGCATAAGGAAACCGGCGCTTCCATCGTTTTTGTAACGCATGACCAAAGCGAGGCATTGGCGATTGCAGATAGGATTGTGGTGATGAATGCCGGCCGGATTGAACAAATCGCTCCTCCGGAAGTAATCTATACGCGCCCGGAAACACCATTTGTGGCTTCGTTTGTTGGCAAATGCAATTTGGTCGAAGGGCAGTGGAAAACGGAAGGATTTGTGCCGGATGGCGATGCCAAAAGCGTCTGGCCGGATCTTGGCGTGGCACGCAGCTTTAAAGCAAACGGCATCTTCCCGGTACGGCCGGAGCAATTGCAATTAGCTTTGGCAGGAAACGCAGGGCTTCAAGGCCAGGTTTCGTTTGTTCAATACCAAGGAAATGAAATTCACTATACGGTCGAAGTGAATGAGGCAATGTGGACGGTTCATGAGCCGGTTTACGCTCCGAGGTTCCATGTGGGGGAAGCTGTTGCCGTTTCCTTAAAGACGGCAGTCCTGCAGGAGAGGGAATTGGCTGCGGTTATGAAGTGA
- a CDS encoding IS3 family transposase, whose amino-acid sequence MKPIDLDFVFVEEHKNRFPITELIGIVQNLSRAGYYKRLKKDPAQSQTERDQALLKQMLSLYVTHGGNLGHERFKLELENVYTHIVSLKRIRRMREMYRMPLKTARRKPRPAGSGHAVIDNLLNRNFKAMRPGLKFSVDISYLEVKKPFRDFIYLCAILDLYNNEIVAYTISDTLDVDFVLEAVRQLEARGFEKEALLHSDQGIQFTSHSYQGLLKKMELTQSMSRRGNCWDNAPIESFFGKLKTEMPGFTVPETAAQMRAAVAAYITYYNETRPQLKLGASPVTYRNLQARAA is encoded by the coding sequence GTGAAACCGATCGACCTCGACTTTGTGTTCGTTGAAGAGCACAAGAACCGGTTCCCGATTACAGAGCTCATTGGCATAGTCCAGAACCTGAGCCGCGCGGGCTATTACAAACGGCTGAAAAAAGACCCTGCGCAGTCGCAAACGGAACGGGACCAAGCGCTTTTAAAACAGATGCTTTCGCTCTACGTCACCCATGGTGGGAATTTGGGTCACGAACGGTTTAAGCTGGAGCTCGAGAATGTATACACTCATATCGTCAGTCTCAAACGCATCCGCCGGATGCGGGAAATGTATCGCATGCCGCTCAAGACAGCACGCCGAAAGCCACGTCCTGCCGGAAGCGGCCATGCGGTTATCGATAATCTCCTGAACCGGAACTTCAAGGCCATGCGACCGGGTCTCAAGTTTTCCGTTGATATCAGTTACCTGGAAGTGAAAAAGCCATTCCGGGACTTTATCTACTTATGTGCAATTCTGGATCTATACAATAACGAAATCGTTGCTTACACCATCAGCGACACCCTGGATGTGGATTTTGTCCTGGAGGCCGTTCGTCAGTTGGAAGCACGCGGGTTCGAGAAAGAAGCCCTTCTCCACAGTGATCAGGGCATCCAGTTCACCAGCCATAGCTATCAAGGACTCCTGAAAAAAATGGAACTGACCCAGTCAATGTCCCGTCGGGGCAACTGTTGGGACAATGCGCCGATTGAAAGCTTTTTTGGCAAGCTCAAAACCGAAATGCCCGGTTTCACTGTGCCTGAAACGGCAGCCCAAATGCGCGCAGCAGTAGCCGCCTACATCACGTATTATAACGAGACACGACCGCAACTGAAACTCGGTGCGTCACCGGTTACATACCGCAATTTACAAGCACGGGCCGCTTAA
- a CDS encoding transposase, with protein sequence MNTRKSYTYETKKQAVEQYFEGRSVNELAPLLEIQNPANIRHWARLVKEAKSFEVLREKRRGPRESGKDAKTELEITKAELERTKLEVMYLKKLIALRKE encoded by the coding sequence GTGAACACACGAAAAAGCTATACCTATGAAACCAAGAAGCAGGCGGTAGAACAGTACTTTGAAGGACGATCCGTTAACGAATTAGCCCCCCTCCTGGAGATTCAGAACCCTGCCAATATCCGGCACTGGGCGCGGCTGGTGAAGGAAGCCAAGTCTTTTGAGGTGCTTCGTGAAAAACGCAGAGGGCCACGGGAGTCGGGCAAAGACGCGAAAACAGAATTGGAAATTACCAAAGCTGAATTGGAACGCACGAAGCTTGAAGTGATGTACTTAAAAAAGCTTATTGCGCTCCGAAAGGAGTGA
- a CDS encoding DUF2798 domain-containing protein: MHQEKRLPRNGKEGLLYGTIISTLTVLFMTTFSTVYFAGDFNGEIAFSILKMLPIMWIIVMIIEPTIFGRIAEALTAKFTKPTDSFNSKIMFRIVFTVLGMSAAMTLIGDVVGNGFHSELFSNWLQYWPRNFAIVLAAESLVIQPIARFAMVKLHEAQDRKAAAVAAQVQN, from the coding sequence ATGCATCAAGAAAAAAGATTGCCGCGCAACGGCAAAGAGGGCCTATTATACGGCACCATCATCTCTACTTTAACCGTTCTATTTATGACCACATTCAGCACCGTCTATTTTGCCGGAGATTTTAATGGGGAGATTGCTTTTTCCATTTTAAAAATGCTGCCAATCATGTGGATTATCGTCATGATCATTGAACCGACTATTTTCGGCCGTATTGCCGAAGCCTTGACCGCTAAATTCACAAAGCCTACGGACAGCTTCAACTCAAAAATTATGTTCCGCATTGTCTTTACTGTCCTTGGAATGTCTGCAGCGATGACTTTGATCGGCGATGTTGTCGGCAATGGTTTCCACTCCGAACTCTTCAGCAATTGGCTGCAGTACTGGCCGCGCAACTTTGCCATCGTGCTTGCCGCAGAAAGCCTGGTCATCCAGCCTATTGCACGTTTTGCTATGGTGAAACTGCATGAAGCACAAGACCGAAAAGCTGCAGCAGTTGCAGCGCAAGTACAAAATTAA
- a CDS encoding NlpC/P60 family protein: MAKRLIALIAACMVLILCMNPAYAAPVFKDVDDKYSSKAEFDYLVKQGILTANPKTEFGVNKEITRIEAAEILAKALKLDLKGRPIPKFTDVAPNDPNMPLIAAIVDEKILIGTDKNEFKPYDKLTRGQMAAVLVRAFKLKGTSAAVFKDVPSTYWASASIQTLVANKITVGYTDNTFKPASFLTRSHFVIFIARILNPEFRKNISPPVVQKPVQPASCEKPSKTNTYKVNVAVTNMWKQYNKARSIDRLSITYPVDMTKWINGMSLKEKQWLVEKTDTQAVFGEQVTILETKGSWYRIAAKDQYVPYQKEGYPGWVPKTHIAKTSKDYSTCSIAIVTSKLATLYHADTQKKFMDISYSTILPVIKTEGNWHHVQTPANGIKLMRKTDAKTYKNYASVPKPTQADIVNSAKKYIGLPYLWAGTSAYGFDCSGIIYAVYKNYGVLIPRDSFYQATKGTAVSKKNLQPGDLVFFAYNGGKGKVYHVGIYIGSGQMLHAPNASSKVRVEALNSGVYLKNYSGARRYLK; this comes from the coding sequence ATGGCCAAAAGGTTGATAGCATTAATTGCTGCTTGTATGGTTTTGATTCTATGCATGAACCCTGCATATGCAGCGCCTGTTTTTAAGGATGTGGATGATAAATATTCTTCAAAAGCAGAATTCGATTATTTAGTAAAACAAGGAATTCTCACTGCCAATCCCAAAACTGAATTTGGCGTAAACAAAGAAATCACCCGGATAGAAGCAGCTGAAATTCTTGCTAAGGCCTTAAAACTTGATCTTAAAGGCCGCCCTATCCCTAAATTTACTGATGTAGCTCCCAACGACCCCAACATGCCGCTCATTGCAGCAATAGTGGATGAAAAAATTCTGATCGGTACGGATAAGAACGAATTCAAGCCTTATGATAAATTAACCAGAGGGCAAATGGCTGCCGTACTTGTAAGAGCTTTTAAATTGAAAGGCACCTCTGCTGCCGTATTCAAAGATGTTCCTTCTACTTACTGGGCTTCAGCTTCCATTCAGACTTTGGTAGCCAACAAAATTACGGTCGGTTATACAGATAATACTTTCAAACCGGCTTCTTTCCTTACAAGATCACATTTTGTTATATTTATCGCTCGCATTTTAAATCCGGAATTCCGGAAAAACATATCCCCGCCTGTTGTTCAAAAGCCCGTACAACCTGCTTCCTGTGAAAAGCCAAGTAAAACGAATACATATAAGGTCAATGTGGCCGTGACAAATATGTGGAAGCAATATAACAAAGCTCGCTCTATTGACAGGCTTTCCATTACGTATCCTGTTGACATGACAAAATGGATCAACGGCATGTCGTTAAAAGAAAAACAATGGCTAGTTGAAAAGACAGATACACAGGCAGTGTTTGGTGAACAAGTAACAATCTTAGAAACAAAAGGAAGCTGGTACCGCATTGCTGCCAAAGACCAATATGTGCCTTATCAAAAAGAAGGATATCCTGGATGGGTTCCGAAAACGCATATTGCTAAAACTTCAAAAGATTATTCAACTTGTTCCATAGCCATAGTCACATCCAAATTAGCAACTTTGTATCATGCAGACACTCAAAAGAAATTTATGGACATCAGCTATTCGACAATCCTTCCTGTCATTAAAACAGAGGGAAATTGGCACCATGTTCAAACTCCAGCCAATGGAATTAAACTGATGCGCAAAACAGATGCAAAAACATATAAGAATTATGCATCTGTTCCAAAACCCACACAAGCAGATATTGTAAACAGCGCTAAAAAGTATATTGGCCTCCCGTACTTATGGGCCGGCACCTCTGCTTACGGTTTTGATTGTTCCGGTATTATATATGCTGTTTATAAAAACTATGGCGTCCTAATTCCTCGTGATTCTTTTTATCAGGCTACTAAAGGCACTGCCGTATCCAAGAAAAATTTACAACCTGGGGATTTAGTGTTTTTCGCTTACAACGGCGGCAAAGGAAAAGTTTATCACGTTGGAATATATATTGGTTCGGGGCAAATGCTTCATGCACCAAATGCCTCTTCCAAAGTCAGAGTTGAAGCTCTGAACTCTGGAGTTTATTTAAAAAATTACTCCGGAGCCAGAAGATACCTTAAATAG
- a CDS encoding pyridoxamine 5'-phosphate oxidase family protein encodes MANHTTSNKEAIEKVKELIKDIEVAMFTTISNGKAVSRPMQTQETEFDGDLWFMTMKDTSKYQEILANPTVNLAYSGKSYVSISGTAEFSEDLEKKKEYWNPVFGKLLETTYDDPNVVLIKVTPETAEYWESGTTLKTVKKFAKKLATKETMGEDDELNDTVEFERHYGSDS; translated from the coding sequence ATGGCAAACCATACAACATCCAACAAAGAAGCAATTGAAAAAGTCAAAGAGCTGATCAAGGATATCGAAGTGGCGATGTTTACCACCATTTCGAATGGAAAAGCAGTGTCGCGTCCGATGCAGACACAGGAGACCGAATTTGATGGGGATCTTTGGTTCATGACGATGAAAGATACGTCGAAATATCAGGAAATCCTGGCGAATCCTACTGTGAATTTGGCTTATTCAGGCAAGTCCTATGTTTCCATCAGCGGAACGGCGGAATTCAGCGAAGACCTTGAAAAGAAAAAAGAATACTGGAATCCGGTATTCGGCAAATTGCTTGAAACGACCTATGACGATCCAAATGTCGTCTTGATCAAAGTGACGCCGGAAACAGCGGAATATTGGGAATCCGGTACAACGCTAAAAACCGTGAAAAAATTTGCGAAAAAGCTGGCGACCAAAGAAACCATGGGCGAAGACGACGAATTGAACGATACCGTTGAATTCGAACGCCATTACGGCAGCGACAGCTGA